From a single Syngnathus scovelli strain Florida chromosome 2, RoL_Ssco_1.2, whole genome shotgun sequence genomic region:
- the si:ch211-220i18.4 gene encoding SRSF protein kinase 3 isoform X2, with product MTVHLFHFLNCCCLCRSDRMERSCRSRYTAPLQHHASKSRLSLSSEALGSLKQLELKDAENPREYCYGGYHHVLIGDTFNRRYKVLSKLGWGYFATVWLCVDLSLGWHVAVKVLKSGAAFAQAGQDELTLLRCTAGPTSQHPHSQRIVRLLDEFKLAGDNGVHTCLVMEALGPDLRSLQMRSGNTRLLQPFVKQIVTQVLQGLDYLHTQCKIIHTDIKPENILLCPKEQPQTGPVFNSTVSSGLKGNEADTTGKQDLIPCVFHDATVKIADLGSSCWVYKHFCEEIQTRQYRSLEVLLGSDYGPPADIWSVACIAFELLTGDTLFEPKAGTSFSLEEDHIAQIMELLGKIPPAVAMSGKYSADYFNHRGDLRRVGPLRIWSLYDVLVEKYHFLLDEATTFSDFLLDMLDYYPKRRATAAQCLLHPWLNS from the exons atgactgttcatctttttcactTCTTGAACTGCTGTTGTTTATGCAGGTCGGACAGGATGGAGAGGAGTTGCCGTTCGCGCTACACCGCCCCTCTTCAACATCACGC GAGTAAATCTAGGTTATCTCTTAGTTCCGAGGCCCTGGGATCCCTCAAGCAGCTGGAGCTCAAGGACGCTGAGAACCCAAGAGAATACTGTTATG GTGGCTATCACCATGTACTGATAGGCGACACGTTCAACAGAAGATACAAGGTGCTCTCCAAGCTTGGCTGGGGATACTTTGCCACAGTGTGGCTCTGCGTGGACCTCAG TTTGGGTTGGCATGTTGCAGTGAAAGTTCTGAAGAGCGGAGCTGCTTTCGCTCAAGCAGGACAGGATGAACTTACTCTTCTACGATGT ACCGCTGGTCCCACAAGCCAACATCCACACAGTCAAAGGATTGTCCGTCTGCTGGATGAGTTCAAGCTGGCTGGAGACAATGGCGTTC ACACGTGTCTTGTAATGGAGGCGCTCGGACCAGACCTGAGAAGCTTGCAGATGCGCTCTGGGAACACCCGACTGTTGCAGCCATTTGTCAAACAGATAGTCACCCAG GTTCTGCAAGGTTTGGATTACCTTCACACTCAGTGTAAAATCATCCACACAGACATCAAGCCAGAGAACATCCTGCTGTGTCCAAAAGAGCAGCCCCAGACTGGACCAGTATTTAACAGCACTGTGTCCAGTGGACTAAAGGGAAATGAGGCTGACACCACAG GAAAACAGGACCTGATTCCCTGTGTGTTTCATGATGCCACAGTGAAGATTGCTGACCTAGGCAGTTCTTGCTGGGTG TACAAACATTTCTGCGAAGAGATCCAGACTCGTCAGTATCGCTCACTGGAGGTCTTACTGGGCTCTGACTATGGCCCACCAGCAGACATCTGGAGCGTCGCCTGCATA GCCTTTGAGTTACTCACAGGAGACACTCTGTTTGAACCCAAAGCAGGCACCTCCTTCTCTCTGGAGGAAG ATCACATAGCCCAGATCATGGAGCTGCTCGGTAAAATCCCACCAGCCGTCGCTATGTCTGGGAAATACTCTGCAGACTACTTCAACCACAGAG GCGACTTGCGACGTGTTGGACCACTGAGGATCTGGAGTTTGTATGACGTTCTGGTGGAGAAATACCACTTCCTCTTGGACGAGGCCACCACCTTTTCTGACTTCTTACTTGACATGTTGGATTATTACCCAAAGAGGAGGGCCACTGCAGCACAGTGCCTCCTTCACCCTTGGCTGAACTCCTGA
- the si:ch211-220i18.4 gene encoding SRSF protein kinase 3 isoform X1 — MLCMYGVVVFTFLCVCVCVCVRACVCVCVCVCVCVCLCVHVHVCLRSKSRLSLSSEALGSLKQLELKDAENPREYCYGGYHHVLIGDTFNRRYKVLSKLGWGYFATVWLCVDLSLGWHVAVKVLKSGAAFAQAGQDELTLLRCTAGPTSQHPHSQRIVRLLDEFKLAGDNGVHTCLVMEALGPDLRSLQMRSGNTRLLQPFVKQIVTQVLQGLDYLHTQCKIIHTDIKPENILLCPKEQPQTGPVFNSTVSSGLKGNEADTTGKQDLIPCVFHDATVKIADLGSSCWVYKHFCEEIQTRQYRSLEVLLGSDYGPPADIWSVACIAFELLTGDTLFEPKAGTSFSLEEDHIAQIMELLGKIPPAVAMSGKYSADYFNHRGDLRRVGPLRIWSLYDVLVEKYHFLLDEATTFSDFLLDMLDYYPKRRATAAQCLLHPWLNS, encoded by the exons ATGCTATGTATGTACGGAGTTGTTGTCTTcacattcttgtgtgtgtgtgtgtgtgtgtgtgtgcgtgcgtgtgtgtgcgtgtgtgtgtgtgtgtgcgtgtgtgtgtgtttgtgtgtgcatgtgcatgtatGTCTCAGGAGTAAATCTAGGTTATCTCTTAGTTCCGAGGCCCTGGGATCCCTCAAGCAGCTGGAGCTCAAGGACGCTGAGAACCCAAGAGAATACTGTTATG GTGGCTATCACCATGTACTGATAGGCGACACGTTCAACAGAAGATACAAGGTGCTCTCCAAGCTTGGCTGGGGATACTTTGCCACAGTGTGGCTCTGCGTGGACCTCAG TTTGGGTTGGCATGTTGCAGTGAAAGTTCTGAAGAGCGGAGCTGCTTTCGCTCAAGCAGGACAGGATGAACTTACTCTTCTACGATGT ACCGCTGGTCCCACAAGCCAACATCCACACAGTCAAAGGATTGTCCGTCTGCTGGATGAGTTCAAGCTGGCTGGAGACAATGGCGTTC ACACGTGTCTTGTAATGGAGGCGCTCGGACCAGACCTGAGAAGCTTGCAGATGCGCTCTGGGAACACCCGACTGTTGCAGCCATTTGTCAAACAGATAGTCACCCAG GTTCTGCAAGGTTTGGATTACCTTCACACTCAGTGTAAAATCATCCACACAGACATCAAGCCAGAGAACATCCTGCTGTGTCCAAAAGAGCAGCCCCAGACTGGACCAGTATTTAACAGCACTGTGTCCAGTGGACTAAAGGGAAATGAGGCTGACACCACAG GAAAACAGGACCTGATTCCCTGTGTGTTTCATGATGCCACAGTGAAGATTGCTGACCTAGGCAGTTCTTGCTGGGTG TACAAACATTTCTGCGAAGAGATCCAGACTCGTCAGTATCGCTCACTGGAGGTCTTACTGGGCTCTGACTATGGCCCACCAGCAGACATCTGGAGCGTCGCCTGCATA GCCTTTGAGTTACTCACAGGAGACACTCTGTTTGAACCCAAAGCAGGCACCTCCTTCTCTCTGGAGGAAG ATCACATAGCCCAGATCATGGAGCTGCTCGGTAAAATCCCACCAGCCGTCGCTATGTCTGGGAAATACTCTGCAGACTACTTCAACCACAGAG GCGACTTGCGACGTGTTGGACCACTGAGGATCTGGAGTTTGTATGACGTTCTGGTGGAGAAATACCACTTCCTCTTGGACGAGGCCACCACCTTTTCTGACTTCTTACTTGACATGTTGGATTATTACCCAAAGAGGAGGGCCACTGCAGCACAGTGCCTCCTTCACCCTTGGCTGAACTCCTGA